The following are encoded together in the Streptomyces tsukubensis genome:
- the thpR gene encoding RNA 2',3'-cyclic phosphodiesterase, whose translation MNDQTPPATVRVFIALAPPDPAKEELARALRPAYDTHPQMRWNRVEDWHITLAFLGELPVGTVPLLRPPLAGLAAGHRSPRLSLRGGGDFDDRVVWSGIDGDLDALHSLAAGVRGAVKSCGVALEPRPLRPHLTLARARRGDLTSAGEIAEGLAGFTGRRWPAERLHLVGSDFGRGGGPIRYRDIAAWPLGGAQTMGP comes from the coding sequence GTGAACGATCAGACCCCGCCCGCGACCGTTCGGGTGTTCATCGCCCTCGCCCCGCCCGACCCTGCGAAGGAGGAACTGGCCCGCGCCCTGCGTCCCGCCTATGACACGCACCCTCAGATGCGGTGGAACCGCGTCGAGGACTGGCACATCACCCTGGCGTTCCTCGGTGAACTTCCGGTCGGGACGGTCCCGCTCCTGCGCCCGCCCCTCGCCGGCCTCGCCGCGGGCCACCGGTCACCTCGGCTGTCGCTGCGCGGCGGTGGAGACTTCGACGACCGGGTGGTGTGGAGTGGAATCGACGGAGACCTCGACGCGCTGCACAGCCTCGCCGCCGGAGTGCGCGGCGCCGTCAAGAGCTGCGGTGTCGCCCTTGAGCCTCGGCCTCTGCGCCCCCACCTGACGCTGGCCCGTGCCCGCAGGGGAGACCTGACCTCGGCGGGCGAGATCGCCGAAGGACTCGCCGGATTCACCGGCCGCCGATGGCCTGCCGAACGCCTGCACCTGGTCGGGAGCGACTTCGGCCGCGGCGGCGGTCCGATCCGCTACCGCGACATCGCGGCTTGGCCGCTCGGCGGCGCGCAGACCATGGGGCCTTGA
- a CDS encoding PucR family transcriptional regulator: protein MRLRALLDTDALGLRLLGGGEELDRTIRGVMTTDLTDPSRYLSGGELVLTGLAWRGGPGDSEAFVRILSAAGVVALAAGEAEFGPVPEDLVEACARHRLPLFAVVESVSFASITEYVVRQVSGERAGDLAAVVDRHRRLMTSGPTGGGPDVVLDLLGSDLDLRAWVLSPTGRRIAGGGADEAPLPAGTRAELAAAHLGAVRTGRPGPHRLTVGGATYSLFPVRGSGSRPDGDDGPRAAGRAVRNVRESVLSDWLLAVEADAGDWPGERLDLLHGVTQLIAVERDRRDAARSVRRRLAQEILELVQTGAAPAEIAARLRVAAPVLLPGAGAAPHWQLVVARVEWSGEAGDGVDAGHIAQSLLEEILVDPLAAGSEPSDRIAVAHTGEEAVALVPLPAVSADAEHDGFETGVVADTLLAAVREPLSAGLADDGRLTLGVSAPVHSAEALRGALEEARHARRVAAARPGPVCAAGHQELASHVLLLPFVPDDVRRAFTARLLDPLRAYDQRHRAELIPTLEAFLDSDGSWTRCAGRLHLHVNTLRYRVGRIEQLTGRNLSRLEDKLDFFLALRMS, encoded by the coding sequence ATGCGGCTGCGCGCACTGCTGGACACCGACGCGCTGGGCCTGCGGCTGCTCGGTGGCGGCGAAGAACTGGACCGTACGATCCGTGGCGTCATGACCACGGACCTGACCGACCCCAGCCGCTACCTCTCCGGCGGGGAACTGGTCCTGACCGGTCTCGCGTGGCGGGGCGGGCCCGGCGACTCGGAGGCCTTCGTCCGTATCCTCAGCGCCGCGGGCGTCGTGGCGCTCGCGGCCGGCGAGGCGGAGTTCGGTCCGGTTCCCGAGGATCTCGTCGAGGCGTGCGCCAGGCACAGGCTGCCGCTCTTCGCCGTGGTCGAGTCGGTGTCGTTCGCGTCGATCACCGAGTACGTGGTGCGCCAGGTCTCCGGCGAGCGCGCCGGAGACCTCGCCGCCGTCGTCGACCGCCACCGCAGGCTCATGACGTCAGGCCCCACGGGCGGCGGGCCCGACGTGGTACTCGACCTGCTCGGCAGCGACCTCGACCTGCGGGCCTGGGTGCTCTCGCCGACCGGTCGCCGCATCGCCGGGGGCGGCGCCGACGAGGCGCCGCTGCCCGCCGGTACCCGCGCGGAGCTGGCCGCCGCGCATCTCGGGGCCGTCCGCACGGGCAGGCCGGGACCGCACCGGCTGACCGTCGGCGGCGCGACGTACTCCCTCTTCCCCGTACGCGGTTCGGGGTCGAGGCCGGACGGCGACGACGGGCCGCGCGCCGCGGGGAGGGCCGTCAGGAACGTACGCGAGAGTGTGCTGTCGGACTGGCTGCTCGCGGTCGAGGCCGACGCGGGCGACTGGCCGGGGGAACGCCTCGACCTGCTGCACGGCGTCACCCAGCTCATCGCGGTGGAACGCGACCGCAGGGACGCGGCTCGCTCCGTACGACGCCGGCTCGCCCAGGAGATCCTTGAGCTGGTCCAGACGGGCGCGGCCCCCGCGGAGATCGCCGCCAGACTGCGGGTGGCGGCCCCCGTGCTGCTGCCGGGGGCGGGCGCGGCGCCGCACTGGCAGCTCGTGGTGGCGCGGGTGGAGTGGAGCGGGGAGGCCGGGGACGGCGTGGACGCGGGCCACATCGCGCAGTCCCTGCTCGAAGAGATCCTGGTGGACCCGCTGGCCGCGGGATCCGAGCCGTCCGACCGGATCGCGGTGGCGCACACCGGCGAGGAGGCCGTGGCGCTGGTGCCGCTGCCCGCGGTCTCCGCCGACGCGGAACACGACGGTTTTGAGACAGGCGTCGTCGCCGACACGCTGCTGGCCGCCGTACGCGAACCCCTCTCGGCCGGGCTCGCCGACGACGGCCGCCTGACACTGGGCGTCAGCGCGCCCGTGCACTCCGCGGAGGCTCTGCGGGGGGCGCTGGAGGAGGCGAGGCACGCGAGGCGGGTGGCCGCGGCCCGTCCGGGACCCGTCTGCGCCGCCGGCCACCAGGAGCTGGCCTCGCACGTCCTGCTGCTGCCCTTCGTACCCGACGATGTACGCCGGGCCTTCACCGCGAGGCTGCTCGACCCGTTGCGCGCCTACGACCAGCGCCACCGGGCGGAGCTGATCCCGACGCTGGAGGCGTTCCTCGACAGCGACGGCTCATGGACCCGCTGCGCAGGACGGCTGCACCTGCACGTGAACACCCTGCGCTACCGCGTGGGCCGCATAGAGCAGCTCACCGGCAGAAACCTTTCCCGACTGGAGGACAAGCTCGACTTCTTCCTCGCGCTGCGGATGAGCTGA